One segment of Anomalospiza imberbis isolate Cuckoo-Finch-1a 21T00152 chromosome 2, ASM3175350v1, whole genome shotgun sequence DNA contains the following:
- the MTRF1 gene encoding peptide chain release factor 1, mitochondrial isoform X1, which produces MSLKLIFYYADSKGGRCLCRRRGSGAAARCRCRCRCRRGHGKRVVPQACWDGSAPAALPVCRGPAGRAGIRAASGRAHGGGKIRNKMKPFQKVCLFKSLLANCCCHSQLDSCLLLPVAKKIGCLVGLHSHGFWRPKPLLDTARFTLSFNSWHRKNHQDSQALWKHEAVQKYLESLSKEYQQVSHQLSAHSLNDVEQRTLRRRCADLSPIAAAFQEIKEAEREVQELEAMCTELDSRDEKQLLELALEEKESLDKKMNMFCRKLFQLLVPKEKYDRSPVILEVTAGRTTGGDICQQFTKEMFDMYQSYADYKHWTFDIVNYTPAEIGGLHHAAAHISGENVYRHLKYEGGTHRVQRIPETGLSSRMQRIHTGTMSVIVLPQPEEVDVKVDPKDLRIDTFRAKGAGGQHVNKTDSAVRIVHLPTGLAVECQQERSQQLNKEIALRMLRAKLYQQVLEKQLSQEQSARKLQLGTRAQSERIRTYNFTQDRVTDHRISYDARNIKEILSGKEALDKLINRLLEFAEIEAVTRYLENLQSLEGGG; this is translated from the exons ATGTCTCTGAAATTAATCTTTTACTACGCGGATTCGAAAGGCGGACGCTGTCTTTGCCGCCGGCGTGGCTCAGGCGCTGCCGCGCGGTGCCgatgccggtgccggtgccggcggGGGCACGGGAAGCGCGTTGTCCCGCAGGCATGCTGGGATGGGAGTGCGCCCGCTGCACTTCCCGTGTGCCGTGGGCCCGCGGGCCGCGCCGGGATCCGCGCGGCGTCCGGGCGTGCGCACG GTGGtggaaaaataagaaacaaaatgaaacctTTCCAAAAGGTCTGTCTTTTCAAGAGCTTGCTTGCCAAttgctgctgtcacagccaactTGACAGCTGTCTTCTCCTTCCTGTTGCAAAGAAGATAGGCTGCCTGGTGGGACTGCACAGCCATGGATTCTGGAGGCCAAAGCCTTTATTGGACACAGCTAGATTCACCCTGTCTTTTAACAGTTGGCACAGGAAAAACCATCAGGATTCTCAAGCTTTGTGGAAGCATGAGGCTGTGCAGAAGTATCTGGAGTCTCTCAGCAAGGAATACCAGCAGGTTAGTCATCAGTTAAGTGCACACTCATTAAATGACGTTGAGCAAAGAACCCTGAGGAGAAGATGTGCCGATCTGTCCCCCATTGCAGCTGCGTTTCAAGAAATCAAAGAGGCTGAAAGAGAAGTTCAGGAGTTAGAAGCGATGTGCACAG AACTAGACAGCAGAGATGAGAAACAACTTCTAGAGCTTGCCTTAGAAGAGAAGGAAAGCCTGGATAAAAAAATGAACATGTTTTGCAGAAAG cttttccagcttctagtgccaaaggaaaaatatgatAGAAGTCCTGTCATATTAGAAGTGACAGCTGGCAGAACAACTGGAG ggGACATCTGCCAACAGTTCACTAAAGAAATGTTTGACATGTACCAGAGCTATGCCGACTACAAACATTGGACCTTTGACATCGTGAACTATACGCCAGCTGAGATAG GAGGCTTGCATCATGCTGCTGCTCATATTTCAGGAGAGAATGTCTACAGGCATCTGAAATATGAAGGAGGGACTCACCGAGTCCAGCGAATCCCTGAGACAGGCTTGTCATCAAGAATGCAGCGTATTCACACTGGGACAATGTCAGTCATTGTCCTCCCTCAGCCAGAGGAG GTTGATGTTAAAGTGGATCCCAAAGATTTGCGTATAGATACATTCAGAGCCAAAGGAGCAGGAGGGCAACACGTTAACAAAACTGATAGTGCTGTGAGGATTGTGCACCTTCCTACAG GACTGGCAGTTGAGTGCCAGCAGGAGCGGTCACAGCAGCTGAACAAGGAGATAGCTCTGCGGATGCTGAGAGCTAAGCTGTACCAGCAGGTCCTTGAAAAGCAGCTCAGTCAAGAGCAGAGCGCCAGGAAGCTGCAG TTGGGAACAAGAGCCCAGTCAGAGAGAATTCGTACTTACAACTTCACCCAGGACAGAGTGACTGACCACAGGATCTCATATGATGCACGCAATATTAAG
- the MTRF1 gene encoding peptide chain release factor 1, mitochondrial isoform X2, whose product MKPFQKVCLFKSLLANCCCHSQLDSCLLLPVAKKIGCLVGLHSHGFWRPKPLLDTARFTLSFNSWHRKNHQDSQALWKHEAVQKYLESLSKEYQQVSHQLSAHSLNDVEQRTLRRRCADLSPIAAAFQEIKEAEREVQELEAMCTELDSRDEKQLLELALEEKESLDKKMNMFCRKLFQLLVPKEKYDRSPVILEVTAGRTTGGDICQQFTKEMFDMYQSYADYKHWTFDIVNYTPAEIGGLHHAAAHISGENVYRHLKYEGGTHRVQRIPETGLSSRMQRIHTGTMSVIVLPQPEEVDVKVDPKDLRIDTFRAKGAGGQHVNKTDSAVRIVHLPTGLAVECQQERSQQLNKEIALRMLRAKLYQQVLEKQLSQEQSARKLQLGTRAQSERIRTYNFTQDRVTDHRISYDARNIKEILSGKEALDKLINRLLEFAEIEAVTRYLENLQSLEGGG is encoded by the exons atgaaacctTTCCAAAAGGTCTGTCTTTTCAAGAGCTTGCTTGCCAAttgctgctgtcacagccaactTGACAGCTGTCTTCTCCTTCCTGTTGCAAAGAAGATAGGCTGCCTGGTGGGACTGCACAGCCATGGATTCTGGAGGCCAAAGCCTTTATTGGACACAGCTAGATTCACCCTGTCTTTTAACAGTTGGCACAGGAAAAACCATCAGGATTCTCAAGCTTTGTGGAAGCATGAGGCTGTGCAGAAGTATCTGGAGTCTCTCAGCAAGGAATACCAGCAGGTTAGTCATCAGTTAAGTGCACACTCATTAAATGACGTTGAGCAAAGAACCCTGAGGAGAAGATGTGCCGATCTGTCCCCCATTGCAGCTGCGTTTCAAGAAATCAAAGAGGCTGAAAGAGAAGTTCAGGAGTTAGAAGCGATGTGCACAG AACTAGACAGCAGAGATGAGAAACAACTTCTAGAGCTTGCCTTAGAAGAGAAGGAAAGCCTGGATAAAAAAATGAACATGTTTTGCAGAAAG cttttccagcttctagtgccaaaggaaaaatatgatAGAAGTCCTGTCATATTAGAAGTGACAGCTGGCAGAACAACTGGAG ggGACATCTGCCAACAGTTCACTAAAGAAATGTTTGACATGTACCAGAGCTATGCCGACTACAAACATTGGACCTTTGACATCGTGAACTATACGCCAGCTGAGATAG GAGGCTTGCATCATGCTGCTGCTCATATTTCAGGAGAGAATGTCTACAGGCATCTGAAATATGAAGGAGGGACTCACCGAGTCCAGCGAATCCCTGAGACAGGCTTGTCATCAAGAATGCAGCGTATTCACACTGGGACAATGTCAGTCATTGTCCTCCCTCAGCCAGAGGAG GTTGATGTTAAAGTGGATCCCAAAGATTTGCGTATAGATACATTCAGAGCCAAAGGAGCAGGAGGGCAACACGTTAACAAAACTGATAGTGCTGTGAGGATTGTGCACCTTCCTACAG GACTGGCAGTTGAGTGCCAGCAGGAGCGGTCACAGCAGCTGAACAAGGAGATAGCTCTGCGGATGCTGAGAGCTAAGCTGTACCAGCAGGTCCTTGAAAAGCAGCTCAGTCAAGAGCAGAGCGCCAGGAAGCTGCAG TTGGGAACAAGAGCCCAGTCAGAGAGAATTCGTACTTACAACTTCACCCAGGACAGAGTGACTGACCACAGGATCTCATATGATGCACGCAATATTAAG